The following proteins are encoded in a genomic region of Hippocampus zosterae strain Florida chromosome 2, ASM2543408v3, whole genome shotgun sequence:
- the kiaa2013 gene encoding uncharacterized protein KIAA2013 homolog — MWLQQRLKGLPGLLSSSWARRLLIGLLIFLIFYWYLGAERRWTIFSGSRVPGGVVGQCLQAEIHRWKSLVDRGEGLYSTSQEKLDTPFVSGNGHILIDTDSNKLWVASSSQPGSAPVHQTEYSPIVDIRLEGKQAEARAAMMWFRKGSVLSVRCASPEAAQSFRDCVTIREEFLTHRSRHNVYLQRIHVNNPSDKVATFEVSYNDVNSGGKFSTSMDKVEDRAIVLSSGRVPLEKNRMMVVVVVTKKISRFQVFQKSEYTENILSVVRTSEPIEPSKLEETFASLRDGAKKELGELLRSSVDDLVRDHQQAWMDLFISGVEMRKITDSHTPSSRTVNATLYYILSSTTAPLLERRLSGEERARLESSLNYADHCFSGHATMHAENLWPERVSSTAQILQLVTLWTLTLQKRGCKVLVAAGAHGAMQGMALSFGGLQFTENHLQFQADPDVLHNSYALRGIHYNQDVINLAVLLDAEGKPFLHVSVKPQEKPVKLYACEAGCLNEPVELTSEVKGHTFPVMVTQPITPMLYISTDLRHLQDLRHTLHLKAILDHEEHMANRYPGLPFIFWFSVASLITLFHLFLFKLIYNEYCGPGAKPLFRSKV, encoded by the exons ATGTGGCTCCAGCAACGACTGAAGGGGCTACCCGGCTTGCTATCAAGCAGCTGGGCAAGAAGACTTCTCATCGGACTGCTGATCTTCCTCATTTTCTACTGGTATCTTGGAGCAGAGCGCAGGTGGACGATCTTTAGTGGCTCGCGTGTGCCGGGTGGGGTGGTTGGACAGTGTCTCCAGGCGGAAATCCATAGATGGAAGTCTCTTGTGGACCGCGGGGAGGGTTTATACAGCACATCTCAGGAAAAACTTGACACACCCTTTGTATCAGGTAACGGTCATATCCTCATTGACACGGACTCGAACAAACTCTGGGTGGCGTCGTCTTCACAGCCTGGTTCGGCTCCAGTCCATCAGACAGAATATTCTCCCATTGTGGACATTCGTCTCGAAGGGAAGCAGGCTGAAGCGCGGGCAGCCATGATGTGGTTCCGAAAAGGATCTGTGCTGTCAGTTCGTTGCGCCTCACCTGAGGCCGCGCAGTCTTTCCGGGACTGCGTCACCATCAGAGAGGAGTTTCTCACCCACAGGAGTCGACACAATGTCTATCTTCAGAGAATCCACGTCAACAACCCTTCCGACAAAGTCGCCACCTTTGAGGTCTCCTACAACGACGTCAACTCTGGTGGCAAATTCTCCACCAGCATGGACAAGGTAGAGGACAGAGCGATCGTGCTCTCATCAGGCAGAGTCCCTTTAGAGAAGAACCgaatgatggtggtggtggttgtcaCGAAAAAGATCAGCAGATTCCAGGTTTTTCAGAAATCCGAATACACTGAAAATATCTTGTCTGTTGTGAGAACTTCTGAGCCCATCGAGCCGTCCAAGCTGGAGGAGACATTTGCTAGCCTTCGGGATGGAGCCAAGAAAGAGCTGGGAGAGCTGTTGAGGTCCAGTGTGGACGATCTGGTCAGAGATCACCAGCAGGCCTGGATGGACCTCTTCATTTCAG GCGTCGAAATGAGAAAGATCACGGACTCGCACACGCCATCGAGCCGCACGGTGAATGCCACCCTCTACTACATCCTGTCCTCCACGACGGCTCCCTTGTTGGAGCGCAGGCTGAGTGGTGAGGAGCGCGCCCGCCTAGAGTCCAGCCTCAACTACGCCGACCACTGCTTCAGCGGCCATGCCACCATGCACGCCGAGAACCTGTGGCCCGAAAGGGTGAGCAGTACGGCGCAGATACTGCAGCTGGTCACGCTTTGGACCCTGACTctccagaagagaggctgcaaGGTGCTGGTAGCGGCCGGCGCCCACGGAGCCATGCAGGGCATGGCGCTCAGCTTCGGCGGACTCCAGTTTACCGAGAACCACCTCCAGTTCCAGGCCGACCCGGACGTGCTGCACAACAGCTACGCCCTGAGGGGGATCCACTACAATCAGGACGTCATCAACCTGGCGGTGCTGCTTGACGCTGAGGGCAAGCCTTTCCTCCACGTGTCCGTCAAGCCGCAGGAGAAACCCGTCAAGCTGTACGCGTGCGAGGCCGGCTGCCTTAACGAGCCCGTGGAGTTGACGtcagaggtcaaaggtcatacCTTCCCGGTCATGGTGACCCAGCCCATCACCCCGATGCTTTACATTTCCACCGACCTGCGCCACCTGCAGGACCTGCGCCACACGCTGCACCTCAAGGCCATCCTGGACCATGAGGAGCACATGGCCAACAGGTACCCGGGCCTGCCCTTCATCTTCTGGTTCAGTGTGGCCTCGCTCATCACACTCTTTCACCTTTTCCTCTTCAAACTCATTTACAATGAGTACTGTGGCCCTGGTGCCAAGCCCCTCTTCAGAAGCAAAGTATAA
- the LOC127592849 gene encoding polyhomeotic-like protein 2 isoform X1 encodes MTAGNGNTNSSRHRGESKPAQAIVKSHILTHLIEGFVIQEGAEPFPVERPSFSVDCLRRDMSDSRMNGLPPKDLKARQEPMLTCELCGKVDFAYIFKRSKRFCSTLCAKRYNVGCTKRIGLFSNRKSTVEDTKKQKGLNENPQNSSLELEDKTSSCVRKSAGHVTHPAQGESSQCSDLSSNKQDRWGPRAQGTEVPRDPGQWNVDDVYVFICSLPGCLEIAEGFRSQEIDGQALLLLKEDHLVGAMNIKLGPALKIAAQIGMLKDL; translated from the exons ATGACCGCTGGGAATGGCAATACAAACAGTAGTCGACACAGAGGAGAGAGCAAGCCAGCCCAGGCCATAGTCAAATCCCACATCCTGACCCATTTAATAGAGGGCTTTGTTATCCAGGAGGGTGCTGAGCCTTTTCCT GTGGAACGTCCGTCCTTTTCAGTTGATTGCCTCAGGAGAGACATGTCAGATTCAAGAATGAATGGACTTCCGCCAAAAG ATTTAAAAGCTCGACAAGAGCCCATGCTCACCTGTGAGCTTTGTGGCAAGGTGGACTTTGCATACATCTTCAAAAGGTCCAAGAGGTTCTGTTCGACACTATGCGCTAAAAG ATACAATGTAGGATGCACAAAAAGAATCGGCCTCTTCTCAAACCGCAAATCCACCGTGGAGGAcacgaaaaaacaaaaaggactgAATGAAAACCCCCAAAACTCCAGTTTGGAGTTGGAAGACAAG acATCTTCCTGCGTTCGGAAGTCAGCTGGTCACGTGACTCACCCTGCACAGGGGGAATCAAGCCAATGTTCAGACTTGTCAAGCAATAAACAAGACCGTTGGGGACCTCGGGCACAAGGCACTGAAGTCCCGCGGGACCCCGGCCAGTGGAACGTGGACGACGTTTATGTTTTCATCTGCTCTTTGCCAG GTTGTCTGGAAATCGCCGAGGGCTTTCGTTCGCAAGAGATCGACGGACAGGCACTTCTCCTGCTGAAGGAGGACCACCTCGTGGGGGCCATGAACATCAAACTGGGCCCTGCGCTTAAGATCGCCGCCCAAATTGGCATGCTCAAAGACTTGTAG
- the LOC127592849 gene encoding polyhomeotic-like protein 2 isoform X2 has product MKRRPQNKGVLFPGTHHCLTRRAPLYPSGPKVERPSFSVDCLRRDMSDSRMNGLPPKDLKARQEPMLTCELCGKVDFAYIFKRSKRFCSTLCAKRYNVGCTKRIGLFSNRKSTVEDTKKQKGLNENPQNSSLELEDKTSSCVRKSAGHVTHPAQGESSQCSDLSSNKQDRWGPRAQGTEVPRDPGQWNVDDVYVFICSLPGCLEIAEGFRSQEIDGQALLLLKEDHLVGAMNIKLGPALKIAAQIGMLKDL; this is encoded by the exons ATGAAACGTCGCCCGCAGAACAAAGGGGTCCTCTTCCCTGGAACTCACCATTGTTTAACCCGGAGGGCGCCTCTTTACCCAAGTGGCCCAAAG GTGGAACGTCCGTCCTTTTCAGTTGATTGCCTCAGGAGAGACATGTCAGATTCAAGAATGAATGGACTTCCGCCAAAAG ATTTAAAAGCTCGACAAGAGCCCATGCTCACCTGTGAGCTTTGTGGCAAGGTGGACTTTGCATACATCTTCAAAAGGTCCAAGAGGTTCTGTTCGACACTATGCGCTAAAAG ATACAATGTAGGATGCACAAAAAGAATCGGCCTCTTCTCAAACCGCAAATCCACCGTGGAGGAcacgaaaaaacaaaaaggactgAATGAAAACCCCCAAAACTCCAGTTTGGAGTTGGAAGACAAG acATCTTCCTGCGTTCGGAAGTCAGCTGGTCACGTGACTCACCCTGCACAGGGGGAATCAAGCCAATGTTCAGACTTGTCAAGCAATAAACAAGACCGTTGGGGACCTCGGGCACAAGGCACTGAAGTCCCGCGGGACCCCGGCCAGTGGAACGTGGACGACGTTTATGTTTTCATCTGCTCTTTGCCAG GTTGTCTGGAAATCGCCGAGGGCTTTCGTTCGCAAGAGATCGACGGACAGGCACTTCTCCTGCTGAAGGAGGACCACCTCGTGGGGGCCATGAACATCAAACTGGGCCCTGCGCTTAAGATCGCCGCCCAAATTGGCATGCTCAAAGACTTGTAG
- the LOC127595660 gene encoding uncharacterized protein LOC127595660, translated as MSTLELMKRDCFASGTLSSASLKRRFIKKGRVAPSANCKDVNTDCHLCRCFLFSNSGSGRTVRRILTACLLSFLALLGSVSIDLSSNFALLHSTEAAYEELASCRTAAILDLVNKLQLMRHLLSRDVGNETFNASVSAVVLPILDLCGGIVGHRDGYGLHCHDRVAEFCQEIERSVHELMRPSLVTNTTPENDTSALNAFIRGLLDMWVTEEESLSKARHDSNWGDVLSARLLLTFKELNHQLQDFPNMAALPAFQDKWTFVLKYLNLAALMTEQLHDCWFENIDGKFNSSPYFKQIFNTNLWDITDSNKKLSGSHTGLQLLNNTQQCLFERAVPALRMASRSVSSGLSMKISLLAIACLIYPVVMFSFKQMTEWIQNYARSLIQKTEDLRRQRQLAEDLLHQMLPKSVAKQLRRHKHVEAESYEKVTIFFSDIVGFTSISASCTPLQVVEMLNNLYVCFDTRIDSYDVYKVETIGDAYMVVSGLPERNGNRHADEIAKMALDLVAAVRQVFIPHMPKQSLQLRAGIHTGPCVAGIVGYKMPRYCLFGDTVNTASRMESTSLPQKIHTSSATYLALNKDYAYDLQLRGEIEVKGKGKMNTYWLIGHRNYSVQNDSLVCHWNPNMARKKKTEASSDVSVGNSSATVESLSESATTPVPNHTPAHPRSHKASLSGTAQMGPSGSSGANRTSMIGGLQGEVELSLHSQCRGSSSEDKCDILPGSTNNNNNLRHDCNLYNRISDL; from the exons ATGTCAACGCTGGAATTGATGAAAAGGGATTGTTTTGCATCTGGGACACTGTCCTCAGCTTCTCTAAAAAGACGATTCATCAAAAAGGGAAGAGTCGCTCCAAGTGCCAACTGCAAAGATGTGAACACAGACTGTCATCTGTGCAG GTGTTTCCTATTTTCCAACTCCGGCAGTGGTCGGACTGTTCGTCGGATTCTGACAGCTTGCCTGCTGTCTTTCCTGGCCCTGCTTGGTTCTGTATCCATTGACCTCAGCTCCAATTTTGCATTGCTCCACTCGACTGAGGCTGCTTACGAAGAATTGGCTTCGTGCCGGACGGCAGCCATCTTGGACCTGGTCAATAAGCTTCAACTGATGCGCCATTTGTTAAGCAGAGACGTGGGGAATGAGACGTTCAATGCCAGTGTTTCTGCAGTTGTGTTGCCCATCTTGGATCTGTGTGGTGGCATAGTGGGCCACAGAGATGGCTATGGGCTGCATTGCCACGATAGGGTGGCTGAATTTTGCCAGGAGATTGAAAGGAGCGTTCATGAATTAATGCGCCCTTCACTGGTTACAAATACAACACCTGAAAACGATACCTCGGCTCTGAATGCGTTCATTAGAGGGCTTCTTGATATGTGGGTTACAGAAGAAGAAAGTCTGAGCAAAGCCAGACATGACTCCAACTGGGGAGATGTTCTATCTGCAAGGCTTCTGCTCACATTCAAAGAACTCAACCACCAGTTACAGGACTTCCCCAATATGGCAGCGTTACCTGCTTTCCAGGACAAGTGGACTTTTGTGTTAAAGTACCTGAACTTGGCTGCGCTCATGACAGAACAACTGCATGACTGCTGGTTTGAGAACATTGATGGAAAGTTCAACTCAAGCCCGTATTTCAAACAAATCTTCAACACAAATCTTTGGGACATCACAGACTCAAACAAAAAGCTGTCCGGCTCCCACACCGGATTACAATTGCTGAATAACACTCAGCAGTGCTTGTTTGAGCGTGCGGTGCCGGCACTGCGAATGGCATCTCGCTCGGTGTCTTCGGGCCTCAGTATGAAGATCAGCCTTCTGGCAATTGCCTGCCTCATCTACCCAGTGGTCATGTTCTCTTTCAAGCAAATGACTGAGTGGATTCAAAACTATGCACGCAGTTTAATACAGAAGACGGAGGACCTGAGACGTCAAAGACAACTGGCTGAAGATCTGCTGCATCAAATGCTGCCAAAATCAGTCGCGAAACAGCTCCGCCGGCATAAACACGTAGAGGCGGAGAGCTATGAGAAG gtgaccatttttttctcgGACATTGTGGGTTTCACCTCCATCTCAGCCTCCTGCACTCCTTTACAAGTCGTGGAGATGCTCAACAACCTCTACGTTTGCTTTGACACACGAATAGACTCCTATGATGTATACAAG GTTGAGACAATTGGGGACGCATACATGGTGGTGAGTGGACTCCCCGAGAGGAACGGGAACAGACATGCTGACGAGATTGCCAAGATGGCTCTGGATCTGGTTGCAGCCGTCCGACAGGTGTTCATCCCTCACATGCCCAAACAGAGTCTGCAGCTCCGAGCTGGAATTCACACAG GTCCATGTGTGGCAGGAATCGTGGGCTACAAGATGCCTAGATATTGTCTGTTTGGGGATACGGTGAATACAGCATCTAGAATGGAGTCCACCAGTCTGC CtcaaaaaatccacacaagttCTGCAACCTACTTGGCCCTGAACAAAGACTATGCCTACGATTTGCAGCTTCGAGGAGAAATTGAAGTCAAG GGTAAAGGCAAAATGAACACATATTGGTTGATTGGCCATAGAAACTACAGTGTCCAGAATGACAGTCTGGTTTGCCACTGGAATCCCAACATGGCGAGAAAAAAGAAGACTGAGGCAAGCAGTGATGTCTCTGTGGGAAAT TCATCAGCAACAGTGGAGAGCCTCAGTGAAAGCGCCACCACCCCGGTGCCCAATCACACGCCAGCGCACCCTCGATCCCATAAGGCCAGCCTCAGTGGTACGGCTCAGATGGGGCCTTCAGGCAGCAGCGGTGCCAATCGGACCTCCATGATTGGGGGACTGCAGGGGGAGGTGGAGCTCTCCCTGCACAGTCAGTGCAGAGGCAGCAGCAGTGAAGACAAATGTGACATTCTGCCTGGctccacaaacaacaacaataacctcCGTCATGACTGCAATTTATATAACAGAATAAGCGATTTATAA
- the nppa gene encoding natriuretic peptides A → MDNMRLVVLWGLLPLLCRYTLVSSHSLGRSSSPGDLAELKSLLERFEETLAEAAQEDTSEMDYATMNQEPERDQSDRGWNTQQDRDQEPATVERSQAVAEAQNRALSARNRLLDLLVTARKRASGCFGARMDRIGNASGLGCNTARG, encoded by the exons ATGGATAACATGAGGCTTGTGGTCCTGTGGGGTCTGCTGCCCCTGCTGTGTCGGTATACGCTGGTTAGCAGTCACAGTTTGGGAAGGTCCTCTTCTCCTGGTGACTTGGCCGAGCTCAAG TCTTTGCTTGAGCGCTTTGAGGAGACTCTGGCCGAAGCAGCTCAAGAGGACACCTCTGAAATGGACTATGCAACGATGAACCAAGAACCAGAACGTGACCAGTCCGACCGAGGATGGAACACGCAGCAGGACAGGGATCAAGAACCTGCCACAGTGGAACGATCCCAAGCAGTGGCTGAAGCCCAGAACCGGGCCTTGAGCGCAAGAAACCGCCTACTAGACCTGCTGGTGACGGCCAGAAAACGAGCATCGGGCTGCTTTGGTGCCAGGATGGATCGGATAGGGAACGCAAGCGGTCTGGGCTGCAACACTGCAAGAG gataG